The Nitrosococcus watsonii C-113 genome includes the window GCCCAACCAGCGCTACGGATTCGCGCGAGTTTGCCGGCGTGGCCGTCCGCGGCGTAACCCCAAAAGTAGCCATGGTAGCCCGGCCTATATAGATTCCAGCCAGTAAAGTCAACACCAGCATGATGATTCCCCAGGCGGCATGGACGGAGATGGCCTGCCTTAATAGATGCTCCCCGCTCCAATAGCCCGACAACAGCGGAAAACCCGCCAGCGCGAGGGCAGAGGCAAGGAAGGCGCCCGCCGTCCACGGCAAGCGCTTTCCCAGCCCGCCAAGCCGGCGCAGATCCCGGGTGCCCGTGGCCCGCTCCAGCGCGCCGGCGCTAAGAAAAAGCGCTGATTTAAAAGTAGCGTGGACGGTCAAATGAAAAGCCGCCGCCAGCGGCCCCCCCAGCCCTAGCGCGAGCATCATCTCCCCCAGTTGGGAAACGGTGGACCAAGCAAGAAGGCGCTTTAGATCGTATTGGGCGGTAGCCACCAAGGCGGCGATCAAAGCGGTGAAGGCGCCAACCCCCAACACCACTGCTAAGGCCAAGGGCGTATGTTCAAACAAGGGAAACAGCCGCAGCACCAGAAATACTCCCGCGGCGGCCATGGTGGCTGAGTGAATCAGGGCCGATACCGGCGTTGGCCCCGCCATCGCTTCCGGAAGCCAAGCGGTCAAGGGCAATTGGGCGCTTTTTCCCATAGCTGCAAGGAAAAACAGCAGGGCCAGCCCATTGAGCGTCCCGGTGGTAAAAACGCCATTTTCCACCTGCGCAAAAAAAAGCGGCAATTGGGTCGTGCCGGTGATTGTCAGGACCCAAAGCCAGCCGAGCAGCAGGCCCATATCCGCGAGCCGGGTCATGAGCAGCGCCTTAATGGCCGCTTGCCGGGCCTTGGTCTGGCCATGGCGCTGGCCAATTAAAGCAAACGAGGCCAGCCCTACCCCTTCCCAAGCGATAAATAGCAGTAGCAACGACTGGCTCAGCACCAGGAGCAGCATCATCCCTACAAAAAAGCTCAGCCAGGCGAAAAATCGTTGGCGGCCCCCTTCATCAGCCATGTAGGACACGGAATAAACGGCCACGGGCAGCGCAATCCAGGCGACTAGCGTAGCCATCCACCAGCCCAGGCTATCGGCCGCCAGGCTTAGCGTCAGCGCAAAGCGGCCTACCGTGAACCAGGTCAGTGTCATCTCAGTGTCGGTGCCGGACAAGGGCAGCATCGCCAAGGCGGCGATAAAAATCCCCCCGAGCGCAAGTCCGCCCCCCCGGTCTGGCAGCCAGCGCCCGCCAAGGGCAATCAGCGCCGCCATGAATAGGGGAGCAAAGGGCGCTAGCAGCAACAATGCCGTCATCCTTTCAGCGCTTTATATTTATCCACTTGTACGGTTTGATGGCGGCGATAGAGCAACATCATGATGGCCAAGCCGATGGCCATTTCAATGGCGCCAATGGTCACAATGATAATCACGAAAATTTGGCCGGAGTAATCCTGGGGAGCGGTGAAACGCCAAAACGCCACCAGATTTAATCCTGTGGCATTCAGCAATAGTTCAATTCCCATGAGCACCATCACCGCGGTACGCTGGGCGATGATGGCATAGAGTCCAATGGCGAACAGCACCGCCGCTACCAGTAAAAAAGCAGTTAAGGGAATCGCAATCATGGGGTCATCTTTTCTCCCATATACATACGGATAAGCGCAACAAAAATTTTATTTTTCCGTCTCCTGGTCGGGTTCGGCCGTCTCAAAGGGAGAATCAGTTTTAATGGGAGCAGGAGGCGCGTCTACCGCAGCCTGGAGGTCCTCCCTCTGGGTCGGGTCAGGATGCTTGCCAGGGCGTTGCAGCATAACAGCGCCAAAAATACCC containing:
- a CDS encoding NADH-quinone oxidoreductase subunit 5 family protein; its protein translation is MTALLLLAPFAPLFMAALIALGGRWLPDRGGGLALGGIFIAALAMLPLSGTDTEMTLTWFTVGRFALTLSLAADSLGWWMATLVAWIALPVAVYSVSYMADEGGRQRFFAWLSFFVGMMLLLVLSQSLLLLFIAWEGVGLASFALIGQRHGQTKARQAAIKALLMTRLADMGLLLGWLWVLTITGTTQLPLFFAQVENGVFTTGTLNGLALLFFLAAMGKSAQLPLTAWLPEAMAGPTPVSALIHSATMAAAGVFLVLRLFPLFEHTPLALAVVLGVGAFTALIAALVATAQYDLKRLLAWSTVSQLGEMMLALGLGGPLAAAFHLTVHATFKSALFLSAGALERATGTRDLRRLGGLGKRLPWTAGAFLASALALAGFPLLSGYWSGEHLLRQAISVHAAWGIIMLVLTLLAGIYIGRATMATFGVTPRTATPANSRESVALVGPALGLALAAAGLGALIKTPIEAMLPFAASSAALSGAWSQGAVLASLIGLGLGAGRVYQRGPAPALGRWPSRLAVIIYGLVAVTARTAIAGAVTLARLERHVDRSGRFFATGALLLAKGVLLYESFFNGAARASRDTAMAAGEAAARFESAIWGAGHDRLAGFFQWGGQKLRSSQSGKLYLYTLSVFAFIFLIGVGIVAVGLLLAGND
- the nuoK gene encoding NADH-quinone oxidoreductase subunit NuoK, whose amino-acid sequence is MIAIPLTAFLLVAAVLFAIGLYAIIAQRTAVMVLMGIELLLNATGLNLVAFWRFTAPQDYSGQIFVIIIVTIGAIEMAIGLAIMMLLYRRHQTVQVDKYKALKG